A DNA window from Fervidobacterium sp. contains the following coding sequences:
- a CDS encoding HD domain-containing protein — protein sequence MSKRSINRCVNLSLIAVGLLISYALIIISFIAFESIVLEKLHKTLRVEFKKINNVVAGRDNFDSLIQIMQKYNYDSSTYSSTLQNFLAGSAQKESLLAEIRNFAAYLNDFQNKQIEKHNKKISLLYFLLVLISSVIIFFLFRSMNRVKRYIRKILKRLDSISDNAYISLIPVEQPEFREDIKLNNSIYNINLVQSIYDIFKHSQLTTSIEDFIYTVGPYLCNLFNAQRFSVALIDWESESVTAEVAYISKPDVVPCLTPGFTQKLNETSLSQMLSENRQTRIINNLEEYYEKTKSVSTHLIVEEGFKSSLTAIASINTRPFGFFFLSSDKEYNFRERDARLFESISNILSHRLHYSLTTQKLLSYFGNSLVNIVEFRDNETGNHIKRVAWYGRIIAEELKLPPKIVREIYEYSPLHDIGKVSIPDAILLKPGKLDEKEWEIMKRHVENGVKIIENFEREAKWILEESSLRTMKNIIYEHHEWWDGSGYPEGKKEEEISVEGRIIALADVFDALTTKRPYKEAYSFEEAVEQIIKERGTHFDPKVVEAFLKRIDDIRMVYEKLKD from the coding sequence ATGAGCAAGAGAAGTATAAATAGGTGTGTGAATCTGAGTTTAATAGCTGTAGGTTTGCTTATTTCATATGCTCTCATCATAATTAGTTTCATCGCTTTTGAAAGCATAGTCCTTGAAAAACTTCACAAAACCCTGCGTGTTGAGTTTAAAAAAATCAACAACGTCGTTGCTGGTCGTGATAACTTTGATTCTTTAATACAAATTATGCAAAAATATAACTACGACTCTTCTACGTACTCTTCTACTTTGCAAAACTTCCTTGCTGGCTCTGCTCAAAAGGAATCACTTTTAGCTGAAATTAGAAATTTCGCAGCTTATCTCAACGATTTTCAAAACAAACAAATCGAAAAACACAACAAAAAAATTAGCTTGTTGTATTTTTTGCTTGTCTTGATTTCATCTGTTATTATCTTTTTCCTTTTCAGGTCTATGAATCGCGTTAAGCGTTACATAAGAAAGATTTTGAAAAGATTAGATTCAATATCTGATAATGCGTATATATCTCTTATCCCTGTGGAACAACCTGAATTCCGAGAAGATATCAAACTCAACAATTCTATTTACAATATCAATCTTGTTCAGTCTATATACGATATTTTTAAACATTCACAACTTACAACCTCGATTGAAGATTTTATTTACACAGTGGGACCATATTTGTGTAATTTGTTTAATGCTCAAAGATTTTCAGTTGCACTGATCGATTGGGAATCTGAGAGTGTAACTGCTGAGGTTGCTTACATTTCCAAACCGGATGTCGTTCCTTGCTTAACCCCTGGGTTTACGCAAAAATTAAATGAAACTTCACTCAGTCAAATGTTGAGTGAAAATCGACAAACTCGGATTATCAATAATCTTGAGGAATATTATGAAAAGACAAAGTCTGTTAGTACCCATCTTATTGTGGAAGAGGGATTCAAGTCAAGTTTAACGGCAATTGCGAGTATAAATACTCGTCCATTTGGTTTTTTCTTCCTGAGTTCGGATAAAGAGTACAATTTCAGAGAAAGGGATGCGAGGTTATTTGAATCGATATCGAATATACTTTCACACAGGTTACATTATTCGTTGACAACCCAAAAGCTTTTGTCGTACTTTGGGAATAGTCTAGTGAACATAGTGGAATTCAGGGATAATGAGACAGGGAATCATATAAAGAGGGTAGCATGGTATGGGAGGATAATAGCAGAAGAGTTGAAGTTACCACCGAAGATTGTAAGGGAGATATACGAATATTCACCGTTACATGACATAGGTAAGGTAAGTATACCAGATGCGATATTGTTAAAACCTGGGAAATTGGATGAAAAAGAGTGGGAGATAATGAAAAGGCACGTAGAAAACGGTGTAAAGATAATAGAAAATTTTGAAAGAGAAGCGAAATGGATATTAGAAGAAAGTAGCTTAAGGACGATGAAGAACATAATCTACGAACACCACGAATGGTGGGATGGGAGTGGATATCCGGAAGGGAAGAAAGAAGAGGAGATAAGTGTAGAAGGTAGGATAATAGCGCTAGCGGATGTATTTGATGCGCTAACTACAAAAAGGCCGTACAAAGAGGCGTATAGTTTTGAAGAGGCGGTGGAGCAGATAATAAAGGAAAGAGGAACACATTTTGATCCAAAGGTAGTTGAAGCATTTTTGAAAAGGATAGATGATATCCGTATGGTTTATGAAAAACTGAAAGATTAA
- a CDS encoding bifunctional UDP-sugar hydrolase/5'-nucleotidase: protein MKKYLVFVVLLFTLFAFAVKITVFHINDTHGRAWPFTDSAGNIIGGFATLATIIDAERKINPNVLFLHAGDLNTGVPESDLLNALPDIFVLNRMKLDAMAVGNHEFDKPREVLIKQLSWAKFPLLSANIYKDGKPFFTPYVIKDVGGIKVAVVGFTTEHTKILEGPNSEDLEFKNVIEVAKKLIPELRKQANVVIALTHLGVGQGYSSLYTTADQLAKEVEGIDLIIDGHSHTNMTKPLIVNGVPIVQAFEWAKVVGRADIYFEGGKITKIEWEAIPVVQSKVVGKDAAGKNILQVVTQEALYVKTPLDYFKKLGGAKLDTVIGTTEILLDGERANVRSKTTNLANLIADSMLWKVGAEVALTNGGGIRASIKPGNITIRDILTVLPFGNTLYVLEMKGSDLIKVFEYAASVPNGQGAFLQVAGATWRSEGGKLTQLLVGGKPVEAEKIYKVVTNDYMAAGGDGYAMLKGQKGYNTFFVMADVVVEYIQKVLGGNIKSYDDKPRVERK, encoded by the coding sequence ATGAAAAAGTATTTAGTTTTTGTGGTCTTGCTTTTTACACTGTTTGCATTTGCGGTAAAGATAACGGTTTTTCACATCAACGACACACATGGTCGTGCCTGGCCCTTCACTGACTCTGCAGGAAATATCATAGGTGGGTTTGCAACTCTTGCCACAATTATTGATGCTGAGAGAAAGATTAATCCCAACGTGCTCTTTTTACACGCAGGGGATCTTAACACAGGGGTACCTGAGTCTGATCTTTTAAATGCACTTCCGGATATCTTTGTGCTTAACAGAATGAAGCTTGACGCTATGGCTGTTGGTAACCACGAATTTGATAAACCAAGAGAAGTACTTATAAAACAACTCTCTTGGGCGAAGTTCCCACTTTTGAGTGCGAACATATACAAAGATGGTAAACCTTTCTTCACACCTTATGTGATCAAAGATGTTGGAGGGATCAAGGTTGCCGTCGTAGGCTTTACAACGGAACATACTAAGATACTTGAAGGACCGAATTCGGAAGACCTTGAATTTAAAAATGTTATAGAAGTAGCTAAGAAACTTATACCAGAGTTAAGAAAACAAGCAAATGTTGTTATTGCATTAACACATTTGGGTGTTGGTCAAGGGTATTCAAGTCTTTATACAACAGCTGACCAGCTTGCAAAAGAGGTCGAAGGTATAGATTTGATCATCGATGGACATAGCCATACTAATATGACAAAACCTTTAATAGTAAATGGTGTACCAATTGTACAAGCTTTCGAATGGGCAAAAGTGGTTGGTCGAGCTGATATATACTTCGAAGGTGGGAAAATTACAAAAATAGAATGGGAGGCTATTCCTGTTGTACAATCCAAAGTAGTAGGCAAAGATGCAGCAGGTAAGAATATCTTGCAAGTAGTTACCCAAGAAGCACTTTATGTGAAAACACCGCTTGATTATTTCAAAAAACTTGGTGGAGCAAAGCTTGATACTGTTATAGGTACAACTGAGATATTACTTGACGGAGAAAGGGCAAATGTTAGGTCAAAAACGACTAATCTTGCTAATTTGATAGCAGATTCGATGCTTTGGAAAGTTGGAGCGGAAGTTGCTTTAACAAATGGTGGCGGAATTAGAGCATCTATTAAGCCAGGTAATATTACGATTAGAGACATACTTACAGTCCTTCCATTTGGTAATACACTTTACGTGCTTGAAATGAAGGGTTCAGATTTAATAAAAGTATTTGAATACGCTGCTTCTGTACCAAATGGTCAAGGTGCGTTCTTGCAAGTTGCTGGTGCAACCTGGAGATCTGAAGGAGGGAAGTTAACACAGTTACTTGTTGGTGGAAAACCGGTGGAGGCTGAAAAAATATACAAAGTCGTGACAAACGATTATATGGCTGCTGGTGGAGATGGATACGCAATGCTTAAAGGTCAAAAAGGATACAACACGTTCTTTGTGATGGCAGATGTTGTTGTAGAATACATTCAGAAAGTACTCGGAGGAAATATAAAAAGCTACGATGATAAACCAAGAGTGGAGAGAAAGTAA
- a CDS encoding HD domain-containing protein, whose product MKGPLSNNDNIDYLVKKSVRNTTTVIAMIFSVIISLTVLTQLWETFKKNEELKITQVETIWAEKILCISHMCNILAQQPELFSSEESIQNVLKHVYLEYFKLIAYPAFGTVYGKMITYPKYDYPPEYDPRSRPWYRLAISNPKNVVITPPFIHGILKEPTIAVVKAVYNSEGKFLGVLGFDIVASRISENILPDKAYIVDSEGTLVAKKGEISAIFSPKRVKKGEGIYFKTTGLTHYVAKESVAGTYIVVEHSLMNHIIPTFLPVIVLLTSILTLGYLVSKKLVTFLSLNISKPIEEIVNSVRNYLLGKKFSINLKSEIREIDLLQKEFSAMVETIDTQMEEVKESYKKLETVNLQLEELIDILKEKDRQITETYHFLTERLAMVVEAFDEPTGKHVKRVRLLSKFFAEKIGLPEEKIFEIELFAPLHDIGKIFLPKDLLTKPGRLTPDEFELVKQHTKWGAELLSGDEKLKIAYNIALYHHEKYDGTGYPFGLKADEIPIEAQIVSIVDVYDALRSDRPYKKALTHEEAVKIILEGDEKTKPDHFSPKLLEILRQHLKEIDLLWNTFKD is encoded by the coding sequence TTGAAAGGACCACTTTCAAATAATGATAATATTGATTATCTTGTCAAAAAAAGCGTGAGAAATACAACGACAGTTATTGCCATGATTTTTTCAGTGATAATTTCCCTTACTGTTTTGACTCAACTATGGGAAACTTTTAAGAAGAACGAAGAGTTAAAGATCACTCAGGTAGAAACTATATGGGCTGAGAAAATTTTGTGCATATCTCACATGTGTAATATCTTAGCACAACAACCTGAACTATTTTCAAGTGAAGAGAGCATACAGAATGTTTTGAAGCACGTATATCTTGAATACTTTAAGCTTATTGCCTATCCAGCTTTCGGTACGGTTTACGGGAAAATGATCACCTATCCAAAATACGATTATCCACCAGAATACGATCCCAGAAGTCGTCCTTGGTACAGGCTTGCTATCAGCAATCCAAAAAACGTGGTGATAACACCGCCTTTCATTCACGGCATACTCAAAGAACCTACGATTGCGGTGGTAAAAGCGGTGTATAATAGTGAGGGTAAGTTCCTTGGAGTATTGGGATTTGACATAGTAGCAAGTAGGATTTCTGAAAATATTTTACCTGATAAGGCCTACATTGTTGATTCTGAAGGGACACTTGTGGCAAAGAAGGGTGAAATTTCAGCAATTTTCTCTCCTAAACGTGTGAAAAAAGGGGAAGGAATATACTTCAAAACCACAGGTTTAACCCACTATGTTGCGAAGGAATCTGTAGCAGGAACATATATAGTTGTAGAACATTCTTTAATGAATCACATTATTCCAACGTTTTTGCCAGTGATAGTTTTATTAACTTCAATATTAACACTTGGTTATCTCGTTTCAAAAAAATTAGTAACCTTCCTTTCGCTCAATATTTCAAAACCGATAGAAGAAATTGTAAATTCCGTTCGAAATTACCTCCTCGGAAAGAAGTTTAGTATTAACTTAAAGTCCGAGATAAGGGAAATCGACTTACTGCAAAAAGAATTCTCGGCCATGGTTGAAACAATTGATACACAGATGGAGGAAGTTAAGGAAAGTTACAAAAAGCTTGAAACAGTAAATTTACAATTGGAGGAATTAATAGATATTCTCAAAGAGAAAGATAGACAAATCACAGAGACTTATCACTTCTTAACAGAAAGACTTGCGATGGTTGTTGAAGCTTTTGATGAGCCTACTGGGAAACATGTGAAAAGAGTCAGGCTCTTGTCAAAATTTTTTGCAGAAAAAATAGGCTTACCTGAAGAAAAGATTTTTGAGATAGAACTGTTCGCCCCTTTACATGATATTGGAAAAATCTTTCTTCCTAAAGACCTACTTACAAAACCTGGTAGGTTAACACCTGATGAATTTGAGCTCGTTAAACAACACACTAAATGGGGAGCAGAACTTTTAAGTGGTGATGAAAAACTAAAGATTGCGTATAATATAGCTTTGTATCACCATGAAAAATATGACGGTACTGGTTATCCATTTGGATTGAAAGCCGACGAGATTCCAATTGAAGCTCAGATTGTATCAATTGTTGATGTTTACGATGCCTTGCGTTCGGATCGACCTTACAAAAAAGCACTTACACACGAAGAGGCTGTCAAAATAATCTTGGAAGGAGATGAAAAGACGAAACCTGATCATTTTTCACCTAAATTGTTGGAAATATTACGCCAACATTTAAAAGAAATAGATTTACTGTGGAATACTTTTAAAGATTGA
- a CDS encoding methyl-accepting chemotaxis protein, with product MKSLKLQAIIYTLTVVLSLSVIGIFSFNRELNGAFEIVVHQSVPILKDIVNNLDKEKLSRLINDSSLPSNYKENPDFRVLNEFLNTKMKIFDFKYLYISKIFEIGTGNYVLWIDGTAMEDEEFSQPGYRNKVRKVRKELFKENGYTFTETYSDPTWGTLMTIIVPINIDGKELGYLMADIDVSKVNRVKASVYVTLVAIVATLLLFMILTIIYIFKKLNVLNLLATSLSSGDFTTKIQKSNYKEIDKILDIFDNLSKSLKSDMSNIAEEIKILSSISDGILYFKKDLSTKVNTIDHAVDTLENNAENSENSYKEIESATSQLAESAASLARNVSEIAENADVINQGTVKGMEKIQILTEKINDTSVFMDNTRAKVEQLNLELSRIESVVSGISNIAEQTNLLALNAAIEAARAGEAGRGFAVVADEIRKLAEESKKTTGNIISTLKKLVEDIYSMSSEIGISTQSMQEVKNMAQEVYGFFKNIVSSIKDISTNLQTIAALSQEQSASSQEINSEVAVFKQTVESIVRISNEMEKISHDLVSTEKEFVSYAQMMENTKKTLENLMRKYKFE from the coding sequence ATGAAAAGTTTGAAACTGCAAGCAATTATCTATACCCTTACGGTAGTCCTTTCTCTTTCTGTGATAGGAATTTTTTCTTTTAACCGCGAACTGAATGGGGCGTTCGAGATTGTAGTTCATCAAAGTGTTCCTATCTTAAAAGACATAGTTAATAACTTAGACAAAGAAAAACTTTCCAGGCTTATTAATGATTCTTCTTTACCATCGAATTACAAAGAAAACCCAGATTTTAGGGTTCTTAATGAATTTTTGAATACAAAGATGAAAATATTCGACTTCAAATATCTCTATATTTCCAAAATCTTTGAGATTGGAACTGGGAATTACGTACTTTGGATAGACGGTACAGCTATGGAGGACGAAGAATTTTCCCAACCTGGTTACAGAAATAAAGTAAGAAAAGTTCGTAAAGAACTATTCAAAGAAAACGGTTACACATTCACTGAAACATATTCAGACCCAACCTGGGGTACCCTAATGACAATTATCGTTCCGATAAATATAGATGGTAAAGAATTAGGTTACTTGATGGCTGACATAGATGTTTCAAAAGTCAACCGTGTAAAGGCTTCTGTTTACGTCACTCTTGTTGCGATTGTGGCTACGCTACTTTTGTTTATGATTCTCACGATAATTTACATATTTAAGAAGCTTAATGTGTTAAATCTACTTGCAACCTCGCTGTCTTCTGGTGACTTCACGACAAAAATCCAAAAAAGTAACTACAAAGAAATAGACAAAATATTGGATATATTTGATAATTTAAGTAAAAGTCTAAAGTCAGACATGTCAAATATTGCAGAAGAAATAAAAATTCTCAGTTCTATTTCTGATGGAATACTGTATTTTAAAAAAGACCTAAGCACAAAAGTTAATACTATCGATCATGCGGTGGATACACTTGAAAATAATGCTGAAAACTCTGAAAATTCATATAAGGAAATAGAAAGTGCGACTTCACAACTTGCCGAAAGTGCCGCTTCTTTGGCAAGGAATGTGTCTGAAATAGCAGAGAATGCAGACGTTATAAACCAAGGAACAGTAAAAGGTATGGAAAAGATTCAAATTCTGACTGAAAAAATAAACGATACCTCTGTTTTTATGGATAATACAAGAGCAAAAGTTGAACAGCTGAACTTAGAACTCTCGAGAATAGAAAGTGTAGTATCGGGTATTTCAAACATAGCAGAACAAACCAATTTACTGGCATTGAACGCTGCGATAGAAGCTGCAAGAGCAGGCGAAGCAGGTAGAGGATTTGCCGTTGTTGCTGATGAAATACGAAAGCTTGCAGAAGAAAGTAAAAAGACCACCGGAAATATAATTTCAACACTTAAAAAGCTTGTTGAGGATATATATTCGATGAGTTCAGAAATAGGCATATCAACCCAGTCAATGCAAGAAGTTAAAAATATGGCGCAGGAAGTTTATGGATTTTTCAAAAACATAGTCAGTAGTATAAAGGACATATCCACAAACTTGCAGACCATAGCAGCTTTGTCACAAGAACAGTCAGCTTCCTCTCAGGAAATCAATTCTGAGGTAGCGGTTTTTAAACAGACTGTAGAAAGTATTGTTCGTATATCCAATGAGATGGAAAAAATATCACACGATTTGGTGAGTACTGAAAAGGAATTTGTAAGCTATGCCCAAATGATGGAAAACACAAAGAAAACCTTAGAAAATTTAATGAGAAAATATAAGTTCGAATGA
- a CDS encoding STAS domain-containing protein gives MFKVFENHKSTVLSVEKDLTLLNATSFLDMVKKNVLHNGKTKIIVDLSKVSCDTSGLAALMKLNRDLQKLNGKVCIVHGKGIVKTLIEFSKCHEYLSLCENLEEAMEKI, from the coding sequence ATGTTTAAAGTTTTTGAAAATCATAAGAGCACGGTTTTAAGTGTAGAGAAAGATCTAACATTACTTAATGCCACAAGTTTTCTGGATATGGTTAAGAAGAACGTACTTCATAACGGAAAAACAAAAATAATCGTTGACCTAAGTAAAGTCAGTTGTGATACTTCAGGGTTGGCGGCATTGATGAAGCTTAATAGGGATTTGCAAAAACTGAATGGCAAGGTTTGCATAGTTCATGGAAAAGGAATTGTTAAAACACTGATTGAATTTTCAAAATGCCATGAGTACCTAAGTCTTTGCGAAAACTTAGAAGAAGCTATGGAAAAGATTTGA
- a CDS encoding diguanylate cyclase, producing the protein MKSTKLTKATDILISYQSIIYLSFLAIFLVLYDVSLYNYLFYHTTIEFFSIFVGLSISLISLVTMNISKNKIFTLVGIIYLFTSIVDYVHTLAYKGMNIFIGWTANQPTQLWILGRLIQAFGTFIIFYIEPERLKNKVLFTSFSLITFAGIISITYGYFPDCYVEGKGLTKFKILMEYVVVILSALTIFRIKAHEKQEPEDDSCFCKEIKMSLYFLIASELSFTLYTDVYGFFNFVGHVFKFFSYYVLLRGIVVRSLQNPVRTILADLNSKEKELEKIAYFDRLTGLYSRNFYEELIKKHLSILDRNHQPSGLILIDINNFKTINDTYGHTVGDEVLRFLGHSILKNIRAADIAARYGGDEFIIILPNSKAYDSTIVAERIKNYVITEKPFKFSLDISYGIGEFHNSNEYQEAFKSADMLLYEMKKHKNNKNEI; encoded by the coding sequence GTGAAAAGCACGAAATTAACTAAAGCCACGGATATTTTAATTTCTTATCAAAGTATTATCTATTTATCTTTCTTGGCTATATTTCTTGTTTTGTATGATGTTTCCCTTTACAACTATCTGTTTTATCATACGACAATAGAATTTTTCTCGATATTTGTTGGACTTAGCATTTCGTTAATCTCCTTAGTAACCATGAATATAAGCAAAAACAAAATCTTTACCCTTGTTGGTATAATTTACCTTTTCACATCAATAGTAGACTATGTTCACACGCTGGCATATAAAGGAATGAATATATTCATTGGATGGACAGCAAATCAACCTACTCAATTGTGGATACTTGGTAGACTAATTCAGGCATTTGGGACATTTATTATATTTTACATAGAACCTGAAAGATTGAAAAATAAAGTGTTGTTTACATCGTTCAGTTTAATCACTTTCGCCGGTATTATTTCGATAACTTACGGGTATTTTCCTGATTGTTATGTAGAAGGTAAAGGTTTGACAAAATTCAAAATATTGATGGAATATGTAGTTGTCATTCTCAGTGCTTTGACTATCTTCAGGATTAAAGCTCATGAAAAGCAAGAGCCGGAAGACGATTCATGCTTTTGCAAAGAAATAAAGATGAGTCTTTATTTTCTTATAGCAAGTGAACTATCTTTCACGCTTTACACTGATGTGTATGGATTTTTTAATTTCGTTGGTCATGTATTTAAATTTTTCTCTTACTATGTATTACTTCGTGGTATTGTTGTTCGCTCGCTACAGAATCCAGTGCGGACCATCTTAGCAGACCTTAACTCAAAAGAAAAGGAACTTGAAAAAATAGCCTATTTTGACAGATTAACGGGATTGTACAGTAGAAATTTTTACGAAGAATTAATAAAAAAGCACTTAAGTATTTTGGACAGAAATCATCAACCTTCGGGTTTGATATTAATTGATATTAACAACTTTAAAACCATAAACGACACTTATGGACATACAGTTGGGGATGAAGTGCTGAGGTTTCTTGGACATTCAATACTAAAAAACATAAGAGCTGCAGATATAGCGGCTCGTTATGGTGGTGATGAATTTATAATAATACTACCTAATTCAAAAGCATATGACTCAACCATAGTGGCAGAGAGGATAAAAAATTACGTAATAACGGAAAAACCATTCAAATTTTCCTTAGATATAAGTTATGGAATAGGTGAATTTCATAATTCTAACGAATATCAAGAGGCTTTTAAAAGTGCAGATATGCTACTTTACGAAATGAAAAAGCACAAAAACAACAAAAATGAAATTTGA
- a CDS encoding methyl-accepting chemotaxis protein: MSIKLMNFVILPLLVFVAVFLMFLVGFFGLRSLGNIWSTELQKTLLNTFEHQLEALTPTLKFAASIISSNSEIIQTFANNDRDRLLELLQPIHKKFSEEFGITLIHFHTEDLKSFLRTTDPQKYGDSLDYRKDIQKVRSTSKPLLSYQPGKSGPAVRYIVPINYEGRLIGTFEVGYVINKNFLKVFSGEVILKQFLDERGGKSDVLVRAEEVEDFSNKYNLDSISKGNTQIFTDSKYFYIAYPLRTADGTIFASFLQRIDGSAILNSVRQTTLLQVIFGLGLLIASVAAMMFFGYITTRKLDVISSKMLQLSKQKDLTVNLSINAKDEISVVQNSLGQLIGSIRNSLKDFMLADQEANVLIGGLISKFDQLTTIIENFRKSFDLSINMVETTSSSSEEITATIEEIASATTTVTNAAQNVSSAVDNVTEDVTSSTQAIEKMKESIRSTLEESKLVVLETSELRERSVKIGDILKTITDIADQTNLLALNAAIEAARAGEAGRGFAVVADEIRKLAESTRISASEIAKILTELRERVGNISSKVETFDEKIRTIEQAAIGVGNKLEEILKEMSKLDKDASSLAAVTQEQSASIQEISAAMTNMSKCAADLGQMVEKNKAESDKIVEEFENMLGILNEISKLFKNIAKSISTDLHVYNFEDIINIIQAAINAHVSWVKAVEEAVENRASSLNVILDGTFCRFGSIYHFVRPPEFIAEKWKSIDEPHMKVHEVGKQINEALKAGDFVKAKQLLKEVYQIKDQLIRTMEEIKTELIRAKEGKI, translated from the coding sequence ATGAGTATCAAACTTATGAACTTCGTTATACTTCCACTCTTGGTATTTGTTGCTGTGTTTTTAATGTTCTTAGTTGGCTTTTTTGGATTGAGAAGCTTAGGCAACATATGGAGTACTGAACTTCAAAAAACATTGCTTAACACCTTTGAACATCAGCTTGAGGCACTCACACCAACTTTGAAGTTTGCGGCAAGTATAATTTCTTCGAATTCTGAGATTATTCAAACTTTTGCAAACAACGATCGCGATAGACTTCTTGAGCTTTTACAGCCAATTCATAAGAAGTTTTCAGAAGAGTTCGGAATCACCTTGATTCATTTTCATACCGAAGATCTTAAATCCTTCCTTAGAACAACCGATCCGCAGAAGTACGGTGATTCACTCGATTACAGAAAAGACATTCAAAAGGTTCGTAGTACAAGTAAACCACTTCTAAGCTACCAACCTGGGAAAAGTGGACCTGCAGTAAGGTACATAGTACCTATAAATTACGAAGGCAGACTCATAGGTACTTTCGAAGTTGGCTATGTTATCAACAAAAACTTTCTGAAAGTATTCTCTGGAGAGGTGATCTTGAAACAGTTTCTTGATGAGCGCGGTGGAAAATCAGATGTTCTCGTGCGGGCAGAAGAGGTTGAAGATTTTTCCAACAAATATAACCTTGACAGCATATCCAAAGGTAATACGCAAATTTTCACCGATTCGAAGTACTTTTATATAGCTTATCCATTGCGTACAGCAGATGGTACTATTTTTGCATCGTTTTTACAAAGAATCGATGGTTCAGCTATACTCAATTCTGTAAGACAAACTACGCTCCTTCAAGTTATTTTCGGACTTGGATTGTTGATAGCAAGCGTTGCAGCGATGATGTTTTTTGGTTATATAACAACACGCAAATTAGACGTTATCTCCTCAAAAATGTTACAGCTGTCAAAACAAAAAGACCTGACTGTGAATCTTTCTATCAACGCAAAGGATGAAATTTCGGTTGTTCAAAATAGCTTAGGACAACTTATTGGTAGTATTAGAAATTCACTAAAAGATTTTATGTTAGCCGATCAAGAAGCAAATGTGTTAATAGGTGGACTGATCTCGAAATTTGATCAACTTACAACGATAATCGAAAATTTCAGAAAGTCATTTGATTTAAGTATAAATATGGTTGAGACAACGTCCTCATCATCTGAAGAGATTACTGCTACAATAGAAGAAATAGCTTCAGCTACAACAACTGTAACTAACGCTGCACAAAATGTTTCATCTGCAGTTGATAATGTCACAGAAGATGTGACATCAAGCACGCAAGCCATCGAAAAGATGAAAGAAAGCATACGTTCTACTCTTGAAGAGTCAAAACTTGTTGTTTTAGAAACCTCTGAATTACGTGAAAGGTCGGTAAAAATTGGTGATATATTAAAAACAATAACCGACATAGCCGACCAGACAAACCTTTTGGCACTCAACGCGGCTATTGAAGCTGCTCGTGCTGGAGAAGCTGGACGCGGTTTTGCCGTTGTTGCAGACGAAATAAGAAAATTAGCAGAAAGTACAAGGATATCGGCATCAGAGATTGCAAAAATACTTACGGAATTGAGAGAAAGAGTTGGAAATATAAGTAGTAAAGTTGAAACATTCGATGAGAAGATACGCACAATAGAGCAAGCTGCCATCGGTGTGGGCAACAAATTGGAAGAAATACTAAAAGAAATGTCCAAACTCGATAAGGATGCATCGAGTTTGGCTGCAGTCACACAAGAGCAAAGTGCATCTATACAAGAGATATCAGCGGCAATGACGAATATGTCTAAATGTGCTGCAGATCTCGGACAAATGGTCGAAAAGAATAAGGCTGAGTCGGATAAAATTGTCGAGGAATTTGAAAATATGTTAGGTATACTTAATGAAATCTCAAAGTTATTCAAGAATATTGCCAAGTCCATCTCAACTGACTTACATGTTTACAACTTCGAAGATATTATTAATATTATTCAAGCAGCTATAAACGCTCACGTAAGCTGGGTAAAAGCTGTTGAAGAGGCTGTTGAAAATCGAGCAAGTTCGTTGAATGTTATCTTGGACGGAACATTTTGTCGATTTGGTTCAATTTATCACTTTGTGCGACCACCAGAATTTATAGCTGAAAAATGGAAGAGTATAGATGAGCCACATATGAAAGTTCATGAGGTTGGAAAACAAATTAATGAAGCTTTGAAAGCTGGAGATTTCGTAAAGGCTAAGCAATTGCTAAAAGAAGTTTATCAAATAAAAGACCAACTTATTAGAACAATGGAGGAAATTAAAACTGAGCTAATACGTGCAAAAGAAGGAAAGATTTGA